The Halomicronema hongdechloris C2206 genome includes a window with the following:
- a CDS encoding aldo/keto reductase, translated as MGCGTWAWGNRLLWGYDESMDAELQAVFNLYMGSGITLFDSGDSYGTGRLLGRSEQLLGRFAKDYTGPNQESLCIATKLAAYPWRLTSEAMVRACQASAERLGRPVDLAQLHWSTANYFPWQEWPLLDGLMDLYERGLVRGVGLSNFGPQRLKQVYQRFRERGVPIATLQVQYSLISTYPVVELGLKDLCDELGIQLIAYSPLGLGLLTGKYDEKGPFPKGLRRFLFPYLLSGIRPVLDALQAIALFRQKTPAQVAINWCICKGTIPIPGAKTLAQAQQNLAALGWQLEAGEVMELDRAAARCKRHMVQNIFQTR; from the coding sequence ATGGGTTGTGGCACCTGGGCCTGGGGCAATCGATTGCTCTGGGGCTATGACGAAAGTATGGATGCCGAGTTACAGGCTGTCTTCAACCTCTACATGGGCAGTGGTATCACTCTGTTTGACAGCGGAGATTCCTATGGTACTGGGCGCCTGCTGGGTCGCAGTGAACAACTGCTAGGACGCTTCGCCAAGGACTACACTGGCCCCAATCAAGAGAGTCTCTGCATCGCCACCAAGCTAGCTGCTTACCCTTGGCGGTTAACCTCAGAGGCCATGGTTAGGGCCTGTCAGGCATCGGCTGAACGCCTTGGTCGCCCGGTGGATTTGGCCCAGCTACACTGGTCGACGGCGAATTATTTTCCCTGGCAGGAGTGGCCTCTACTAGATGGCCTCATGGATCTCTATGAGCGGGGCCTAGTGCGGGGCGTTGGCTTATCTAACTTTGGCCCGCAGCGATTGAAACAGGTATATCAACGATTTAGGGAGCGGGGAGTACCCATCGCCACGCTGCAGGTGCAATACTCTTTGATCTCTACCTATCCGGTTGTAGAGCTGGGCCTCAAGGACCTATGCGACGAACTGGGAATTCAGCTGATTGCCTATAGTCCCCTAGGGCTGGGCCTCTTGACCGGTAAATACGACGAAAAGGGGCCCTTCCCGAAGGGCCTGCGACGGTTTCTATTTCCTTACCTACTGTCGGGTATCCGCCCGGTACTAGATGCCCTGCAGGCCATTGCCCTATTCCGTCAGAAAACCCCTGCCCAGGTGGCCATCAACTGGTGTATCTGTAAGGGAACCATCCCGATTCCGGGCGCTAAAACCCTAGCTCAAGCCCAACAAAATTTAGCGGCTCTGGGTTGGCAACTCGAGGCCGGAGAAGTCATGGAACTCGATCGAGCCGCCGCCCGCTGTAAACGCCACATGGTCCAGAATATCTTTCAAACTCGATAA
- a CDS encoding acetyltransferase: MFLKHTPTHNLVEVLSLHDLWDPCQDQISGRFHAGEELQEPETFVKSELRFPSGEALPLCWRDPHYREATGSDRDQAALVS; this comes from the coding sequence ATGTTTTTGAAGCATACTCCCACCCATAATCTGGTAGAAGTCTTGAGTCTGCATGACCTTTGGGATCCCTGTCAGGATCAAATTAGCGGTCGATTTCACGCCGGAGAAGAGCTGCAGGAGCCGGAAACCTTCGTGAAATCGGAGTTGCGGTTCCCCTCTGGCGAAGCGCTGCCTCTCTGTTGGCGAGATCCTCACTACCGGGAGGCTACAGGGTCTGACCGCGACCAGGCGGCATTAGTATCATAG
- a CDS encoding Ppx/GppA phosphatase family protein: protein MPTAPIAPLAAIDIGSHSALLLIAQYRHGHLDPVVDLARTTHLGEGVVASGQLSEAAMARTLMVLRDYGQILSQYGVDHPVCYGTAALRQAQNTATLQQRVQQELGWSIRVLSGEEEAHYTFRGATAQIPAGGAVVIDIGGGSTEVVMGQQGHIEASWSLPVGAVSLRERFEICDRIPGPIAQAMDVYLAQVFQSIPATTLPLLVTGGTPTTLAALMLNLATYDSRRIDGHCFELEDFEMLYDELNHLSLHQRADLPAMELGRAMVILPALRLLITLMRQLRSLHLTVTVRGPRYGILL from the coding sequence ATGCCCACTGCCCCGATTGCCCCCTTAGCGGCCATTGATATTGGCTCCCATTCTGCCCTGTTGTTGATTGCCCAGTACCGCCATGGTCACTTGGACCCCGTGGTGGACTTGGCCCGCACCACCCATCTGGGGGAAGGGGTGGTGGCCAGCGGCCAATTATCTGAAGCGGCCATGGCCCGCACCCTCATGGTGCTGCGGGACTACGGCCAAATCTTAAGCCAGTATGGCGTTGATCACCCCGTTTGTTACGGCACGGCTGCCCTGCGTCAGGCCCAAAATACCGCTACTCTGCAGCAGCGAGTCCAGCAGGAGTTGGGCTGGTCCATTCGGGTCTTGAGCGGGGAAGAAGAGGCCCATTACACCTTTCGCGGCGCCACGGCTCAGATTCCTGCCGGGGGAGCGGTGGTGATTGATATCGGCGGCGGCAGCACCGAGGTGGTCATGGGGCAGCAGGGCCATATTGAGGCCAGTTGGAGTTTGCCGGTGGGGGCTGTGAGCTTGCGGGAACGGTTCGAAATTTGCGATCGCATTCCAGGACCAATTGCCCAAGCCATGGACGTCTACCTGGCCCAAGTATTCCAGTCGATCCCGGCCACTACCCTACCGCTATTAGTCACCGGTGGTACTCCCACAACCTTAGCGGCCCTGATGCTGAACCTCGCCACCTACGACAGTCGCCGCATCGATGGCCACTGCTTCGAACTCGAGGACTTCGAGATGCTCTACGACGAACTGAACCATCTCAGCCTGCACCAGCGCGCCGACCTCCCGGCCATGGAATTGGGCCGCGCCATGGTGATCTTGCCGGCACTGCGCCTGCTCATTACCCTGATGCGACAACTGCGGAGCCTGCACCTTACTGTTACCGTGCGCGGTCCTCGCTACGGCATCTTGCTCTGA
- a CDS encoding IS4 family transposase produces MMPNRAEVLKEKYQNSIALPFAEVLPEAEIQSVLNEQGIRYRRVLYTPMVVLWSWLSQVLDVDGSLSHAVKRVTTWMSLSGLTVPSADTGGYSKARKRLPESIFPPLLQRVARALRQKVPPAQRWCGRPVKAFDATTVLMSDTAANQAAYPQHSNQKAGCGFPILKLQVWFCVTTGAVLEVAMAPFRVSEWRLARQLYRKLRPEDVVVADSAYGTYVDLAWVALTGADAVFRKHHQRRCDFRRGKKLGIGDHIVRWQRPKQYPKALSSGELGALPESIEVREVYLSIQVPGFRPTNVVVVTTLRDPKRYPKAKLAELYHRRWQASEVNLRHLKTTLAMEMIAAKTPAMVTKSIWLHLVSYNLLRTLMWDATAHSEVGALRVSLQGTRQQFNHFRAEFLHLAPSKRGQGYQALLSAVRELIIPPRPNRSEPRVVKRRPKPFPRMQEPRSVLKAKLVA; encoded by the coding sequence ATGATGCCGAATCGTGCCGAAGTCCTCAAGGAGAAATACCAGAACAGTATCGCTCTCCCGTTTGCTGAGGTGCTGCCGGAAGCTGAGATTCAGTCAGTGCTGAACGAGCAAGGAATCCGGTATCGCCGAGTGTTATACACGCCCATGGTGGTGCTCTGGAGTTGGCTCTCCCAAGTGCTCGATGTCGATGGTAGTCTCAGTCATGCCGTCAAGCGGGTGACGACCTGGATGAGCTTGTCGGGATTGACGGTGCCGTCAGCCGATACCGGGGGCTACAGTAAAGCGCGAAAACGTCTTCCCGAGTCAATTTTCCCGCCTTTGTTACAGCGGGTAGCGAGGGCCTTGCGACAGAAGGTGCCGCCCGCTCAACGGTGGTGTGGTCGTCCGGTCAAGGCCTTTGATGCGACGACCGTCTTGATGAGTGATACCGCAGCCAATCAAGCGGCGTATCCCCAACACAGCAATCAAAAAGCCGGCTGTGGCTTTCCCATTCTCAAGCTGCAGGTGTGGTTTTGTGTGACGACCGGCGCGGTCCTGGAGGTGGCGATGGCCCCCTTTCGGGTGAGTGAATGGCGCTTGGCCCGCCAACTCTATCGGAAGCTGCGCCCGGAGGATGTGGTGGTGGCCGATTCAGCCTATGGCACCTATGTGGATCTGGCCTGGGTCGCCTTGACGGGAGCCGATGCCGTCTTTCGCAAGCATCATCAGCGCCGCTGTGATTTCAGGCGAGGCAAAAAATTAGGCATTGGCGACCACATCGTCCGTTGGCAGCGCCCGAAACAATACCCCAAGGCCCTCTCATCTGGGGAGCTTGGGGCCTTGCCCGAGTCGATTGAGGTGCGGGAAGTCTATCTCTCGATTCAGGTGCCTGGGTTTCGCCCCACCAACGTAGTGGTGGTGACCACGCTGAGAGACCCTAAACGCTATCCCAAAGCCAAATTGGCCGAACTCTATCACCGCCGTTGGCAGGCTAGCGAAGTCAATCTCAGGCATCTCAAGACCACCTTAGCCATGGAGATGATTGCGGCCAAAACGCCGGCCATGGTAACCAAAAGTATTTGGCTGCATTTGGTGAGCTACAATCTGCTGCGGACGCTGATGTGGGATGCCACAGCCCACTCTGAGGTCGGCGCTTTACGGGTCTCCCTGCAGGGCACTCGGCAACAATTCAATCACTTCCGAGCCGAGTTCCTGCATCTGGCTCCATCCAAGCGAGGGCAGGGGTACCAAGCCTTGTTAAGCGCTGTGCGAGAGCTGATAATTCCCCCTCGACCGAACCGCTCAGAACCTCGAGTCGTCAAACGTCGTCCTAAACCTTTTCCAAGAATGCAAGAACCCCGCTCGGTCCTGAAAGCTAAGCTGGTCGCTTGA
- the bchH gene encoding magnesium chelatase subunit H produces MARIVLIAGFEAFNTDLYRQAAELAQRRCPELDVRVFCDRSLSSEPERVEAALAGADAVFASLVFDYDQVLWLRQRVQAIPVRLVFESALELMALTRLGKFTIGEKPKGMPKPVQFILSKFGSGNEEDRLAGYLSFLKVGPKLLKYIPARKVQDLRNWLIIYGYWNAGGPDNVAAMLWYLAQQYLGLSVGDIPEVIETPNQALLHPDHGGYFASPKQYLDWYRQSQGDIADRPVVGLLLYRKHVITKQPYIPQLIQAFEAAGLVPLPIFINGVEGHVAVRDWLTSAYEQSQRRQGQIDIPSLADEAGQVDAIVSTIGFPLVGGPAGSMEAGRQVAVATRILRAKNVPYCVAAPLLIQDIHSWTRQGVAGLQSVVLYALPELDGAIDTVPLGGLVGDRIYLVPERLQRLTQRVRAWIRLRRKPVAERKVAIILYDFPPGYGATGTAALLNVPDSLISLLQALKQAGYIVGDLPADGDTLLAQVKAADEAMPGQSPAPDTVSLRTLETWLSYIQRRRMEKHWGDFTQTGIKTWGEEFLLGGVCLGNVWIGVQPPLGIPGDPMRLMFERDLTPHPQYAAFYHWLQRDFKADAVVHFGMHGTVEWLPGSPLGNTGYSWPDILMGQLPHLYVYAANNPSESILAKRRGYGVLISHNVPPYGRAGLYKELATLRDLISEYREDPQKNALLKEAILAKIVDTGLDADCPFPEAKQLGMEFTPENARLFSNEAFHRYLISLYDYLQVLENRLFSSGLHRLGQPPDAAALASYLQAYFGERLSPSVLQAIATGEDQDLALEQRVEALRQRYYWAVTGEAELAQVRSHLRQALTICEGLAQTSDEITNLLRGLNGEYIPPAPGGDLLRDGPGVLPTGRNIHALDPYRMPSPAAHARGRAIGRKLIAQHLADQGTYPETVAVMLWGLDAIKTKGESLGILLELVGAEPVKEGTGRIVRYELMPLEQLDHPRIDILANLSGIFRDSFANILELLDDLFRRAAAADEPETQNFIRKHALALQAQGIENPSARLFSNPAGDYGSLVNDRVVDSNWETSRELGDTWCDRNSFSYGRQDQGQARPEVLQTLLNSTDRIVQQIDSVEYGLTDIQEYYANTGALKQAAEQRRGRSVTASFVESFSKDTTPRQLEEVLRLEYRTKLLNPKWAEAMAAQGSGGAYEISQRLTAMVGWAGTANFKDAWVYDQAAATYAFDQAMAERLRQANPEAWRNVVGRLLEAHGRGFWTPDEDTLERLQSLYDEADMALEGVSL; encoded by the coding sequence ATGGCACGCATCGTTTTGATCGCCGGATTTGAGGCCTTTAACACCGACCTCTATCGCCAGGCCGCTGAACTGGCCCAACGGCGTTGCCCTGAGTTAGACGTGCGGGTGTTTTGCGATCGCAGCCTCAGCAGCGAACCGGAGCGGGTAGAGGCAGCCCTGGCCGGCGCCGACGCCGTCTTCGCCAGCCTCGTTTTTGACTATGACCAAGTGCTGTGGCTGCGGCAACGGGTCCAAGCCATTCCGGTGCGGCTGGTGTTTGAGTCGGCCCTAGAATTGATGGCCCTGACTCGCCTGGGCAAATTCACCATTGGCGAGAAACCCAAAGGCATGCCCAAGCCAGTGCAGTTCATCCTGAGTAAATTCGGCAGTGGCAACGAAGAAGATCGCCTGGCCGGATACCTGAGCTTCCTAAAGGTAGGGCCGAAACTGCTGAAATACATTCCGGCCCGCAAGGTGCAAGACCTGCGTAACTGGCTGATCATTTACGGGTATTGGAATGCCGGTGGTCCCGATAACGTAGCCGCCATGCTCTGGTACTTGGCCCAGCAGTATCTAGGCCTATCCGTGGGCGACATTCCCGAGGTGATTGAGACCCCCAACCAAGCCCTCTTGCATCCAGACCATGGCGGCTATTTTGCATCCCCCAAGCAATATCTAGACTGGTACCGGCAATCCCAAGGCGATATCGCCGACCGTCCGGTGGTGGGCTTGCTGCTCTACCGTAAACATGTCATTACTAAACAGCCCTATATTCCCCAACTGATCCAGGCCTTCGAAGCAGCCGGGCTGGTGCCCCTGCCCATCTTCATCAATGGGGTGGAGGGCCATGTGGCGGTGCGTGACTGGCTCACCAGTGCCTACGAGCAGAGCCAACGGCGCCAAGGCCAGATCGATATCCCCTCCCTTGCCGACGAGGCAGGCCAGGTCGATGCCATCGTCTCCACCATCGGCTTTCCTCTGGTAGGCGGCCCGGCCGGGTCCATGGAGGCCGGTCGCCAAGTGGCCGTGGCCACGCGCATTCTCAGGGCCAAAAACGTGCCCTACTGCGTGGCCGCCCCGCTGTTGATCCAAGACATCCACTCTTGGACGCGTCAGGGGGTGGCGGGGCTGCAAAGTGTGGTGCTCTATGCCCTGCCCGAGTTAGACGGGGCCATCGATACGGTGCCCTTGGGCGGCTTGGTGGGCGATCGCATCTATCTAGTGCCGGAGCGGCTGCAGCGACTGACCCAACGGGTGAGGGCCTGGATTAGGTTGCGGCGCAAACCCGTGGCAGAGCGCAAGGTCGCCATCATTCTCTATGACTTTCCACCGGGGTATGGGGCCACGGGCACGGCGGCCCTGCTGAATGTGCCCGACTCCCTGATCAGCCTGCTGCAGGCTCTCAAACAGGCTGGCTACATCGTGGGGGACCTACCCGCCGATGGCGACACCCTGCTGGCCCAGGTCAAGGCCGCCGATGAAGCCATGCCTGGCCAGTCCCCTGCCCCAGACACCGTGTCCCTCAGAACCCTGGAAACCTGGCTGAGTTATATCCAGCGTCGCCGCATGGAGAAGCACTGGGGCGACTTCACCCAGACCGGCATCAAAACCTGGGGGGAGGAATTTCTGCTGGGGGGCGTCTGCTTGGGCAATGTCTGGATCGGCGTACAGCCGCCCTTGGGCATTCCTGGAGACCCGATGCGATTAATGTTCGAGCGCGATCTCACCCCTCATCCTCAATATGCTGCCTTCTACCACTGGCTGCAACGGGATTTCAAGGCCGATGCCGTGGTCCACTTCGGCATGCATGGCACCGTGGAATGGCTGCCGGGCTCTCCTCTGGGCAACACCGGCTATTCTTGGCCCGATATCCTGATGGGCCAATTGCCCCACCTGTATGTCTACGCCGCCAACAACCCGTCAGAATCTATCCTGGCTAAGCGCCGGGGCTATGGGGTGCTGATTTCCCACAACGTGCCCCCCTACGGTCGGGCCGGACTCTACAAGGAACTGGCAACTCTGCGGGACCTGATCAGCGAGTATCGGGAAGACCCCCAGAAAAATGCCCTGCTCAAAGAGGCGATTCTGGCCAAAATTGTTGACACGGGCCTAGATGCTGACTGCCCCTTTCCAGAAGCTAAACAACTGGGCATGGAGTTCACCCCCGAGAATGCCCGCTTGTTCAGTAATGAGGCATTTCATCGCTATCTGATCAGCCTCTATGACTATTTGCAGGTGCTCGAGAATCGCCTGTTTTCCAGTGGCTTGCATCGCCTGGGACAGCCTCCAGATGCAGCTGCCCTAGCCAGCTACCTCCAGGCCTATTTTGGCGAGCGGTTGTCGCCATCGGTGCTGCAGGCCATCGCCACCGGGGAAGATCAGGATCTAGCCTTGGAGCAACGGGTGGAAGCGTTACGCCAGCGCTACTATTGGGCCGTGACTGGCGAGGCAGAGCTGGCGCAGGTGCGATCGCACCTGCGCCAGGCCCTTACCATCTGTGAGGGCTTAGCCCAAACCAGCGATGAGATCACCAATCTGCTGCGAGGGCTCAATGGCGAATATATTCCCCCGGCCCCAGGGGGCGATCTGTTGCGGGATGGCCCCGGCGTCTTGCCCACGGGCCGCAATATCCATGCCCTCGATCCCTACCGCATGCCCTCTCCCGCCGCCCATGCCCGGGGCCGGGCCATTGGCCGCAAGCTCATTGCCCAGCACCTAGCAGACCAGGGCACCTATCCAGAGACGGTGGCGGTGATGCTCTGGGGCCTAGATGCCATCAAAACCAAAGGCGAGTCCCTGGGGATTCTGCTGGAGTTGGTGGGGGCCGAACCGGTGAAGGAGGGGACTGGTCGCATCGTCCGCTATGAGCTGATGCCCCTAGAGCAGCTGGATCATCCTCGCATCGATATTCTGGCCAACCTGTCGGGGATCTTTCGCGATAGTTTCGCCAATATCCTAGAGCTGCTGGATGACTTGTTTCGCCGGGCGGCAGCAGCCGATGAGCCCGAGACCCAGAACTTCATCCGTAAACATGCCCTGGCCCTGCAGGCCCAGGGCATCGAGAACCCCTCGGCGCGCCTATTCTCTAACCCCGCCGGAGACTATGGCTCCCTGGTCAATGATCGGGTGGTGGACAGCAACTGGGAAACCAGCCGGGAACTGGGGGATACCTGGTGCGATCGCAACAGCTTCAGCTATGGCCGTCAAGATCAAGGCCAAGCTCGCCCCGAAGTCCTGCAAACCCTCCTAAACAGCACCGATCGCATCGTGCAGCAGATCGACTCGGTGGAATATGGCCTCACCGACATCCAGGAATACTACGCCAACACCGGGGCCTTAAAACAGGCCGCCGAGCAACGACGAGGGCGCTCCGTCACCGCTAGCTTCGTCGAGAGCTTCTCCAAAGACACCACCCCCCGCCAGCTAGAGGAGGTGCTACGGCTAGAGTATCGCACCAAGCTGCTCAACCCCAAATGGGCCGAAGCTATGGCTGCCCAGGGCTCGGGGGGAGCCTACGAAATCTCCCAACGGCTAACAGCCATGGTGGGCTGGGCCGGCACTGCCAATTTCAAAGACGCCTGGGTCTACGACCAAGCTGCTGCCACCTACGCCTTTGACCAGGCTATGGCAGAACGACTGCGCCAAGCCAATCCAGAGGCCTGGCGCAATGTGGTAGGGAGATTGCTGGAGGCCCATGGTCGTGGCTTCTGGACCCCTGATGAAGACACCCTAGAGCGACTACAATCTCTCTACGACGAGGCTGATATGGCCCTAGAGGGGGTTAGCCTCTGA
- a CDS encoding pentapeptide repeat-containing protein, translating into MDIQQLLHEFNQGHRNFSKVQLHGVDLTGKFLSGVDFTGADLSGADLSGANLCRADLSCANLTDADLSQADLSGATLREVNFIGAELRHASLVGADLTQADLRTAILDNADLRGANLTEVALSGASVRHVNLASACITGVDLEDTDMEGTDLAQAKTLQTETACGTDHRWVSWGSH; encoded by the coding sequence ATGGATATTCAGCAACTTCTCCACGAATTCAATCAAGGCCACCGTAACTTCTCTAAAGTGCAGCTCCATGGCGTTGATCTGACTGGTAAATTCCTCAGTGGCGTCGATTTTACTGGGGCAGACCTGAGTGGAGCAGACCTGAGTGGGGCTAACTTGTGTCGCGCTGACCTGAGCTGCGCCAACCTCACAGACGCTGACCTCAGCCAGGCAGATCTGAGTGGAGCCACTCTAAGGGAAGTCAATTTCATCGGTGCTGAACTTCGACACGCCAGTTTAGTCGGGGCAGACCTGACTCAGGCTGACCTGCGCACCGCTATCTTAGATAACGCCGATCTACGGGGAGCTAACCTCACAGAAGTCGCCCTAAGCGGTGCCAGTGTCCGTCACGTTAATTTGGCCAGTGCCTGCATCACCGGAGTTGATTTAGAAGACACCGACATGGAGGGTACTGATTTGGCACAAGCCAAGACATTGCAAACGGAAACCGCCTGTGGCACTGACCATCGTTGGGTGTCCTGGGGGAGTCATTGA